TTTTTTGCCACTGTGGATGCCTTGATTTGCAACTGGCTATTCTGGATAGGTAAGTCTTGCAATGCTCTGGCCACGAAAACAAGTGAATGTTCTTCAACCCATTCTGACGGCATTTTGCCCAAAGGTGCTTCTCGGCAACAAGCTTTAGAAGAGCACCAGCAATGGATTGCTGATCATGAGGATCAACAAGAAGACCGTTGTCAAGTACCTGAGGAAAGATCAACAATCAAAACTGGAACATTTATACACAACATGCTCATTCACATGCATAAACAAGTTATATCTCTTCggcaatatttttattgatgagcaCGCATACCCGGTGTATGTCTACTGGACCTCCATTTTTTGTGGCAACAATGGGCAATCCATGAGCTGCTGCCTGCTCGGTGGAAAAAAGTAACAGTTTATATTGGtctcaaataataaattatcatcaAGAAAAACCATTCATCTAATCAAGAAGAGCACCTCAATTAAAGTAAGTCCGAATGGCTCAATAAAAGCTGGATTGATGAAAACTCCCTGCACAAAGTTCCAGCTAGAATTAGGTATCTAACAATACTGAGTTATGATTGTGTGTTTGGAAACAGAGACTGAAGGCCAAAGGGAACCATCTATGTCATACAGATGGAGTATGACATATAACAGCAATTACATCAGATGATAATTAACCAAAATACAGCAACCAAAAACCAAGCAAACAGAATAATAATACCCAACCTCACATGTATCCCCTAGAAAACACATGAAACTAATATGCTTGAAATGCTTTACAGAGAATTAGACAAGCATTATAGAAGTTTTGTTAGTCATAATTGGATGGCTAATCAATTATACATTGCACTAAACTAGCTAACAATTAGAGGCTTAGGAGAGACCTCTGCCAATTATTTGTAATGTCAAGCACCataaaataattgtattttttaaattaaatctcggcagttgaaaaacaaatgagaaACTGCAGAACATAGGACACTCGTGAGATGCCTGATACGCTTTACAGTTTACACAGAATTAGACTAGCATCATAAAAGCTTTGTTAACcaaaatttaatgtaaaatacCATAGAATTATTCTATTCTTGTAAATGATGTCTCAGTTAAGAAATTAATGTAAAATGCAGAATACAGGTCACTCAAGAAGCGGTCTAAAcagaaccaaaaagaaaagaaaacacaagaaaaggTCAGAGTAAGCTGAATGCACCACTGTACTAAATAACGGAGCAAAAAACATCACCTATTTTATGACTTTTCTTATCTTGAGCTCAGATGATCAattcattttttagtttaatccaGTAAACTACAGGGCATACCTTTGTCTTTGCTGCTAGACGATATATGTCAGGAACATCAGACTGCTTGTGATGTTTAGGGTAAGCAACTTGCCCATACAGATCATACTTGTCAATAAGCTTGAGCACTGAAAGAAGGACAGATGCATTTGTGCTGGACATTTCATCAATGCCATCTCGATTACCCATAATTAGAGTCTGTAAAGTGAAGTGCAGGGCGAATAAAAAGATAGCATGACCTCAACAGAAAGCAAGCTCAATTGTGCAGCAATCAAGAACAGGTTTACATTTAGGTAACTTAACATACAAGGTTAGCAAGCTCTCTCAATTGTCGGCATTCTCCAAATGCTTCAACCAAAGTTGTGATGTTCTTTTTGGGATCTGGTCTTGCAAGGGCAAGTATCATAGGTTTGCGAGGATTGGTAAAGAAGCGCATGATCTGCAGCATAGCAAGTAATGAACTGAAATCAGTTGTCCAATTAAAAGTGGGGAAAGGGTAAGATTAAACATATTGGCTATAagaaaaaactgaaacctcTGCCCATATTGGTGGATCAGGAGAAGTAGGATGGTCTTCATTTCCTTCTATTTCACCATCCATATCACCATCCTGTGGAATAATGTGATGAAACTCCATTCCAGGAGGAATTATCTGCAGAGCACCACAAGTTATTAACATATGTTTCCTTCACTAGAAAGCAATTTGCCTTGGGGAATAAGACAAAAACAGGCAATATGAATATTAAAGCTAGATAGGGTGCATGCTAGAAATCTACGTCTATGAAATATAGCCATCCTGCAGTCATTCCCAACCACATGTTCCTtggaaaaatttagaaactaaGCACTATTCACCATCTTGTACTTAGTTCCATGCGCATTCCGTTTAATGGGCAAAACATCAAACTCCAAGTATCCCAGATTGACATATACAGCCACTGGCATCATTGTTTAGGATGTAATTTAATACAACCATGCATTTAATGAACTGGAGTAAGGATCCCATTAAACCCACCCTAACCTAGCTGAGATTCACTAACCAAGATCTGAGGCAGAGCAAGCTTACTTGGATTCTGATAGTGTATTTGCTATTTGGAAGCAAGGAGCTTTTATGAGGTTACCAAACCCCAATCAGGGAAAAAAGGGTACTTACAGCCATGCGGGGCATGAACCTCCCATAACAACTCACGTTACGTTTGATTCTTGCTCGCAGTTTACGCTCCAGTATTGGATCAAAACCATCATACAAGCGCCATTGCTGCTCTATTTCTTGCCTAGTGCTGGTTATGACTATCTCTGAGGAATCAAGTGATAACTCCTCTGCCTCTATCCGACGCATTATTTTGTATGTTGAGTTGATCTCATCCCTTGAGAGTCGGCCTTGTTTAAGTAGCTGCTCTAATTTATCCCGGCCAAGTGAGTGACCAGTAAAAAGCATGGGGACATTTAAAGCACCAGATAGAAGAGCAGCAGAATCGCCAGCATCAGCATAATGGCCATGGATGGCAACAGGCCAGACCGGCTTTCCCCCACCAATTTGTTCTCCTAGGCTTTTAGACATCTGAATTATGTGGCAAAGTGCGCCATCTACAAATTCAGGGATGTGAGGCCACAATAGTTCCTTTGGAACATATTTATCCTTCGGACCGAAAGGTATGCGGACAATATAAGCACCACTGCTCTCCCCCATCTCATCCAAGAAATCTTCTGAGTTTCTTAGAGTCAACATCTCTGTGGGTTCACCATAACTCCAATCTACATCCGGGGCTGATACTTGTCTAGTAAACAAATCAACTCGATACACTCCTGGCATGGAGCCCAAAGCCCTTGCAAGTTCCACTACATATTTAACCTGATAGAAAAAATATCCAAGATCATTGGTTATCTATTCCTGCAGCTATGCAGTTATACTATGACCAGAAAATGGGAGTGAGAGCCACATATGaccactccaaaaaaaaaaacttcatgttACCTGACCACCAGTATCAGAATCGCGCCCAAGCTCCATATTTTCTCCTCGTATTAGACCATGAAGGCTGCATGCATATtacttgttaaaaatattaaatcagcAACATGCACACTAGCAAAATCATGTGGTAAATGCTAGTGCCGTAATCAGGACATATATAATATCCTATTAATTTCTCTTCAGCAGTATGAGAAAAGTGAAAATCCATTCGTTATGTTATAATAAACAATACCGCACCAACTAAATGCCTTATAGTCCTCTTCACAAGCACATTCAATTATTAGAGAACTAAAGTTCAGTCCATGCCTTATTAAtacaatatatagttttttcccTTTCTGCTGATTAGCCCAAGCCTCCATTGCATCAACAGAATTGATTCTAGACAGTCTGTTCCTGATGCTATCACCATGGGCCGATAAATCTCCAACTGCATCACCTTTCTCTCCCTCTGATAAGTCTTCAGACATATCAGCCACTGCTTCTCTGCGGCCTCTTTCACGTTCAAGACGACGTTTAGCATTTCTCTGGGCTAGCTCTCCCTCAAGCtacaaaagaaaatacaatagTCAATCATTCAGCCCAAGATAAAAAGAACCATGAGCCAGAGAATGCAGCATCTCCTTTGTACACtgagatttagaaaatccaaagaaaaaacgAAAGGTGACACGTTATTCTTTGCAAAACTAGACAGCCACAAGGTAAACACTTTCCATTTAGACACATTACCCGCTCACCCccaaaaaaggaaggaaaaagattaaaagaaaaattgaactaTATCAGCACATCCAAAGCATCAACAAGAGAATTTATTACCTACAAGCTCACACATCTCAACGAAATCTCAACAGATCTTGAAAGCTAATCGCATCGcaagtaataatattttggaatgAGAACATACAAATTACCATATGATCATCTTCTCCAAAACGGTCATGTGCCCAGTGTGTTGCGATTGCAAATCGACAATATCAAACCCCATTAACTAACACTGATTTGTGATCAAACAACCTATTGAAAGGTTAAATCCCATGTAAGAAAAGTAACCAAACTCcacccccccaccccccccaTTCCCTCCAAAAATATCCATCCAATCAAGTTCACCATTTTCCAACATCAAAAAATTCCACTCAACTCTCAAATAAATGCAAACACATCACCAAATACCAAATATCAAATCAAGAGCACAGCTAAAAGCGCCACAAAATTgatctgaaaaaaaatcaacctgtTTCTTTTGCCGAGCCAAGTTCCAGATCCTCCAACACATATTCTCCAACCTCGTATTCCTCTCTCGCGGACTCCTCGTCGCCTGAGCCTATACCAAACAGTAGACAGAAAAACACAGCCAAAATCACACTCATGCAcgcaaaaaaatcaacaaaaacacaaaGGGGTACACTTAATACAAACATACTCGAACCCAGGCGCGATGAAGATCGGTCTCATCAAATCCAGAAACAACTTCTTCAACAAAATAACGAGTTGGGCTAAACCTGCCTCTCTCTCTAAGCAAAAGAGACGCGTTTTTTTCATCTAAGCCAGGACCTACATCAAGAATTGCTTCAAGATAGCTGTTTATCCAATCATTCCCCGCCATTTTTTAGTTACGAGACCACCAACACCGCCACCTGCACCACTaccaccagcagcagcagcagagctGTTTGTTTGTGGTTTTACTTGTAGG
The Populus nigra chromosome 3, ddPopNigr1.1, whole genome shotgun sequence genome window above contains:
- the LOC133689364 gene encoding probable sucrose-phosphate synthase 1; protein product: MAGNDWINSYLEAILDVGPGLDEKNASLLLRERGRFSPTRYFVEEVVSGFDETDLHRAWVRAQATRSPRERNTRLENMCWRIWNLARQKKQLEGELAQRNAKRRLERERGRREAVADMSEDLSEGEKGDAVGDLSAHGDSIRNRLSRINSVDAMEAWANQQKGKKLYIVLISLHGLIRGENMELGRDSDTGGQVKYVVELARALGSMPGVYRVDLFTRQVSAPDVDWSYGEPTEMLTLRNSEDFLDEMGESSGAYIVRIPFGPKDKYVPKELLWPHIPEFVDGALCHIIQMSKSLGEQIGGGKPVWPVAIHGHYADAGDSAALLSGALNVPMLFTGHSLGRDKLEQLLKQGRLSRDEINSTYKIMRRIEAEELSLDSSEIVITSTRQEIEQQWRLYDGFDPILERKLRARIKRNVSCYGRFMPRMAIIPPGMEFHHIIPQDGDMDGEIEGNEDHPTSPDPPIWAEIMRFFTNPRKPMILALARPDPKKNITTLVEAFGECRQLRELANLTLIMGNRDGIDEMSSTNASVLLSVLKLIDKYDLYGQVAYPKHHKQSDVPDIYRLAAKTKGVFINPAFIEPFGLTLIEAAAHGLPIVATKNGGPVDIHRVLDNGLLVDPHDQQSIAGALLKLVAEKHLWAKCRQNGLKNIHLFSWPEHCKTYLSRIASCKSRHPQWQKSDDGADTSDTDSPGDSLRDIQDLSLNLKFSLDGEKTGGSGNDNLLDSEGNATDKKSKIENAVLSWSKGVVKDTRKAVDQNSSSGKFPSLRRRKQIFVIAVDFDTIFSLAEATRKIFEAVEKERTEGSIGFILSTSLTISEIRSFLASGGFSPSDFDAFICNSGSDLYYSTPNPEDGPFVVDFYYHSHIEYRWGGEGLRKTLVRWASSVSDKKAENEERIVTAAEQLSTDYCYAFTVKKPGLVPPVKELQKELRIQALRCHAIYCQNGTRLNVIPVLASRSQALRYLYVRWGVELANMVVFAGECGDTDYEGLLGGLHKSVVLKGVCSSASNQLHANRSYPLTDVMPSESPNIVQAPEESSDIRSSLEQLGCLKG